The Roseibium sp. Sym1 nucleotide sequence TGTCGGAAAGATCTTCTACATGGCCGAGTCGGTGCTCGATCCGGCTTATCGCGGCCAGGGACTCGGTCATCGATTTTTCGAGGAACGTGAGGCTCACGCGCGCGCGCTCGGATTTGACGAAGCCGTCTTTTGCGCAGTGATCCGCCCGGACGACCATCCCATGCGGCCGGCGGACTACGCACCGCTCGATCCCTTCTGGCGCAAGCGCGGCTACGAGAAACTCACAGGCGCCATCGTGACGTTTCCATGGCTGGATGTCGGCGAGACGGAAGAGACCGGGAAGCCCATGCAGGTCTGGTACCGGAAGCTGTGACTGCCCGCATGGCCGGCCCCTGGCCTGCGATTGCGGAGAGGCGACGCCAACCCGCCATTGACCTGTTTTCGACAGGAACGCACTACAGCCTGGCCCATGTCACCCGGCGGACTTCCCGCCGGGTGACACGGGACCTCTCGCGGGGACGTTTTACTTCAGAGACCAGCGGATGGTCACATTCGCTCCGATGACCTCCTCGCCGGCCTCGACCGGCACCGGGCTCGCCTTGGCCATCATCAGGCCTTCGGCCCGCATCATCACCGGACGCGGCATTTCAACGCCGGTTTCGGTGATCGAGACGATCGTGCCAAGGTCGACACCGGCGGCGGCGGCAAAGATTTCCGCCTTGTGGCGGGCTGCGGCGACGGCCTTCTGGCGGGCTTCGTCCAGTTTCTCTTCCGGGTCGCTGACTTCGAAGCGGATGCCGTCGACCGCGTTCGCACCGTTTTCCACGGTCAGCGTCAGCAGCGCGCCGAGCTTGGCAAGGTCCCGGACCTTGACCTCAACGCCGTTGCGGATCTCGTAGCCGGTAATGTCCGGCTGGCGGCCACTGGATTTGGTGTGATCGTAGCGCGGGTAGATGCCGAAGCCTCTGGTCTGAATGTCCTTCGCCACGATGCCTTCACTCTTGATCGCCTCGATCACCTTGGCGACCGCAGCGCTGTTGCCGGCGAGCGCGTCCGCGGCATTGTCTCCGGTGGTGACGACGCTGGCGGAAATGACGGCCATGTCGGGGGCAACCGCGACGGTGCCGCGGCCTTCCATGGTGATGCTGCCGGCTGGTGCCGCGGTGTCTTGCGCGGCGGCCGGACCAGCAACCGGTCCGGCGCCAACCAGGGCTGCACTCAGGCCCGCGGCCAGAACAGCCTTGCGCAGCAGCGGAACGGGGAGGAAATAGCGGACTTTCATGGAGACGTCATCCTTGATGCAAAATCTAAATTCAATGCCGGATCCTCTGCGGTGAATGCGGCGTGGTGATGACCCGGCCGTTCACTCGGCATTCATGATCCGGCCTCCCTTCAGGCGAAGGCCTTGTCTCTTGATGGGGTGGCCGGCGCGGGAATTCAACCGTGATGGGAGATCTCCCGGTTGGGTTTGGCAGGTCTCCTCGGGTCGCCGATGGCGAACCGGAACGTGCCGAACCCGTTGAGATCGCGATAAACGGCCCGGTTTGACGTCTCGGAGGACCGCCAGAAGACCCGGGAAACCGTAACGGAACAGCAAGCCGCAAAGGGATGTCAGTTCGGCTCTTCCGTACAGCGGTAGAAAGAAGCGTTCTCACCTTCCACTTCGCTGTCTATCTCGAAACGGTCCGGAAGTTTCCGAAGAATTCTAGCTGTGTCGGTTTCATCATCGTCGTAGGTGTGAAAGGTCATGACATCGCCGCGGACGCTCCAGTCGGCAAAGGGCACGAAGCGGGAGTTCGGCTGGCGAATGTCTCGAACGTAGAAGACGCCGTTAGACCTGAATTCGTACCTCAGGGCGTGTGCGGCAATCTCGAGGCCCTGTTCGACGCCCTGTTCGATCGCTCCCGCGATCGAGCCGGCTGTTTCGCTGTTGTCACGCGGCCTTGGCTTGTAGGGGCCGGAACAGGCCGTCGGCGACATTGCCCACACGCCGATGAAATAGTCCGCTCCCGCGGAGACTGCCGGCGCAGGCGGAGCGGGTGCCTCGACGGGCGGAGGGGAGGCGGGGGGCGCCTGGGCGATGCGTTCGACCACCTTTCCAAGAGCCTCGTCGATCCGGGTGACATAACGTTGGCACCTGGTATGAGCTCTGGCAGTCTCGAGCCGGGAGCGCGCGGTCTCGAAGTCGTTTTGCCTGAACAGGCGGTCGGCTTCCGAAAAGAGCGCCCTTGTCTTTTCCTCGTGCGCCTGAGCCGCGGCGACCTTGCTCGCGGCTTGTGCGATCCGTGTGCGGTACCTGTCGCAGTTCGTGTTGGCTGCCGCCTTGTCGAGGCTTTCAGAAGCCTCGTCGAAATCGCAATTCCGGTATGCTGCGTCGCCCTCGGCGAAGAGCGCCTTCGTTTTTTCTTCCCGTTCATGGGCCTCGGTGTACCGGCGTTCGAGGCGCGCTCGAACCGAGCCGTCGCCGATGGCGTCGATCAGCGTCCTGGCCTCGTCGAACCGGCAGGCGGAGATCGCATCCTCTATTCGGTCTCCAGTGTCGCCGGATGCGTCATTACCGTTGCCGGCGACGGGACCTCCTGGCCGGTAGCGTCCGCGGCAACCATCGACCGGTTCCTCCGCAAGCCTGGCGACGACATACTCCTCCATGGTGCAGTGATCGACTGAATCGAGGCCGCGCCGGTTCTGCCAAAGGAAAACGGGATCGAATGCACCGGATTCATGAGGCGAGGCGATGATGCCGCCGTCGGCGGTCGTGCCGACCATGTTGCCGCCATAGGTATAGTGGAGCCGGGCCCCTTCGGTGACGTTTTGCGGCGGCTCCGCAATGTCGATCCACTCCCGGATCAGGCGGGCCGTCTCGCGGTCCGAGGGATTGACGGTGCCGGGCGCCGCGTCGCCCGGCGGTGCGCTTGACGAAGACGGGCCGTCGTCAAAGCGTGGGTTGAGGTCGCCGATCACGGTACCGGTTGCGCCGCGCAAGGAGTCCAGCCAGGGATCGCCGATGTCCTGTGCGAACGACGGCGCGATCGGGGCGGCCACGAAAACAAGCATGGCGCATGCGAGGGGTGCGACGCGGCCCCTGCGGTCCGGATGGGCCGTTAGACGGTTGCCGGATCTACTCACAGCCCGCCCTCTCTTTCAGCTCTCCCAGGGAAGGGGCATCATCGCGAAGGTTCTTCCATTGGGAGAAGATCATGGACTTGTCGATGTGGACGGTGTCGAAAAAGGGGCCGCAGACCACGGAGAGCTGCGGTCCGGCATTCCAGATCCCGGGTCTGGCGTTTTTGGCGATCATGCCGCCGGGATTCCTGATCTCGCAGACGTCGAACATGATCGAGGAAAGGTAGGTGCCGAGCTTGCCCTGAAGATCCTCGTCCCGCTTCAACTCGAAAACGAATTGATCGGATCCGGTGACTTCGTAGCTTCCGCCGGCCCAGTGCGGGATGAAACCCGAACCCGCGACCTTGACCACAAAGAAGGCGCTGGCCGGTCCGGGGGTGCCGTCGGGATTGCGGCCCGTGATCTTCTGCAGGTCGTTCACCGCGTCCCTCAGAACCAGTTCAAGATCTTCCAGGGAGCCGATGTCTTCTTCCCATTGCAGGAGAAAGCGTTCTTCCGTTCGCAGCATCCGGTGGTCGAGAGCGGCGATCGCACCATCCAGGTCGGCTTTCAGGTCGGCGCGGCCGGCACGGACAAGGTCGCGCTGCAGGTAGCGGGTGGCATGGACCGCCGCTGCGGCGGCCTGCAGCGATCCGCGCACGTCGTCCAGCCGCGCGCTGCCGGCATGGCCCTGGAGACGCAGGGCGGCGGCTTCGAGTGTGGCCTTCGAGCGAACGGTCCGCTCCTCCAGGTGGCCCTTGTGCCTGAGGCCTTCCCGGATCCTCGGCCAGATGTCGTTTTCCAGCCATTCCAGTATTTTTGCTCCGGCGAATTCGAGCAGGATTTCATTGGACGTGATCTTGACCAGGAGTTTTGCAACAGCCTGTTCAACCTTGCGTCTTGCATGACGGCGCAGGGCGCTGATGGCAGATTTTTCGTCGTGAAACCGAAGGCCGAAGATCCGTTCGGTTTCCTCTTCGATCTCCTCGCGGATCCTGCGTTCGACATGAAATACCGCCTTGTCGTGCAGTTCCTGCCAGCTCCGGCTCGTGAGAAGGTCCTTCAGGCCCCGGCTTTCCAGCTTTCCCGAGAGTTTGCGTTCGACATAGTCGAGAACCGCCTTTCGAATTTCCCGGCGGATCCGCTCCTTGCCTTCATCCGGGATAGGCGGCAACTTCACGCCCTTCAGATTGCGGTGCTTGTCGAGCATTTTATCGATCAGCTTGCCGTTCTGTCCGATGAGATCCAGTTCCTCGGTCAGGCCACGCCGCGTCCGGGACGTCCGGTAGGCACGCAGGAGCTCATAGAATTCCCGTGTTTGCACATGCAGACCCCGGCCGATGATCGCGGCGTCGATGGCCGGGTCCCGTTTGCACGCATCCATGTTCTGCAGGCGTTCGCCGGCGACCATTTCATCCAGCAAGGTGTTGAGCCGTACCAGTCCTGCATGTTGTGCGCGCAGCGGCTCGATATATTCGGTCACCGGGGCAGCGGAGACCGGGAGGATGCCGGACGCACCCATGCCAAGAACGAGGGCCTTGGCGATGAAACACGCTGCAATCCTTGGCTTGAGGGCCCGCAACAACATCAGATTCCTCCCGCTTGCTTGCCCTGTCAATCCAGCGTACCCAGGCCTTCCTCAGGATCGGGCGGTGCCTCAGGCGAAGGCTGTGGCGCGACCTCCGGTTCCGTGACCGCCTCGGGCCGGGCGCTCTGCTGTGGTTGAGAATCTGCCGGTGCTGCGGGCAGGTCGACCAGAAACTCCGCAGCGCTCCATCCGCAGAAGCGGTAGCCGCAAATGCGTGCCCAGCGGTCTCCATTGTGATCGCGCGTCCAGCGACGGGCCGTCACCGGATCTCCCGAGACAAGGGATCCCAGCCGGTTTGCGGTGACGCTCGGTCGCGAAAAGACGTTCAGCTCCGGGATGTTGACTTGCATCGGCCTGTTGTCGGTGTCGCCCGGCAGGTCCCGGCCGGTGTCCGCGAAGCCGGCGTCGTAAAGTGCCTGGATCGCTTGCCGTGTCTGCGGCCCGAAACTGCCGTCGATGGCGCCTTCGTAGAAGCCTTCCCGCTTCAGCGCCTCCTGGAGCGCCCGTCGAAAGGCGATACTCCAGCCGCGCGCGTCCGCCGCCAGTTGCTCGGGCATGATCACGTAACCGTCCTCGATCGCCTGAAAGAGAAATTCGGCGGCGGCCCTGTCGTCCCGGGAGATGCCTGCTCCCTGCCGGAACAGGTCCGAAAGCCGGTAACTGGCGAAGGGCGCACCGCCGTCCGCAGCCCCGAGGTACCAATCGAGGGCTTCCCGGAGGTCCTTTCTGACATGTCGGCCGTTTTCGTACATGTCCGCCAGTTCAAGGGCGGCGTTGGCGTAGCCGTTCTCGGCGGACTTGCGCAGCCAGGCGATGCCCTTTGCGGTGTCCCTGGATACGCCGTCGCCGTTCAGGTACATGAAGCCGAGATTGTACATCGCCTGGGCCTCGCCGGCGTTGGCGGCTTTCAGATGCCAGTGAAGGGCCTTGCCGAGGTTCCTCGGAATTTCCCTGTCTTCGAGATAGAGAGTGCCGAGGACCGTGGCTGCCATCGGATTGCCGGCATCGGCGGCCTTTTCAAACCAGCGCAAGGCTTCGGTCGTGTTCTGCGGCACGGTTTGCCCGAAGCGGTTGTTGAATCCGACGAGAAGCATTGCCACGGGATAGCCGTCGTCCGCGGCCGAGCGGATCAGGCGGTTGCCCTCGTCTTCCTGCTTCGCCCTCACCTTGGCACGCCCCAGCTGAAACCGGAACCGCAGGACGCCGGGATAGCGGGCGACCGCCTCTTCGCACGCCCGAATTGCCCTGTCCGCATCGATCCAGTCGAACTCGACACCTGCGGAGACCTTCCGTGCGTCCGCCGGATGGGACGTCCAAAGATCGCAAGCCGTCACCGGCCCTTCGCCGCCGCCGGCGGCGGGGCGATCGAGTTCATCAAGCCTGGTCTGCGCGAGTGGTGCCCACCGGCCTTCCGGGTAGGCTCTCAGGTAGGCCTTCAGGTCGGCCGGATCGGAGCTGTTCCTGATGCTGTCCCAGAAGACGGTTTCAGCCGTGCTCTGGGGGAACGCCGCGCCGGCCGCACCGAGGGCGAGCGGCAGCAGGCAAGACAGCGTTACAAGAATACGGCGCATGGCAATTCGTTGACTGTTGAGACCAAGTCTCGATTTCGCCGGAGCGCGAGCTCGGGTGCATTGACCTGGATCATCCAACGCGAGCGTTGCCTGTCGCCGGTGCCGGGCGTTCACGGTTCTGCACCTCTTCAAACGAAGGTCTTGCCTTCCGACGGGACCGGCAGGGCGTGACCTCATCCGCAGGGGCGGATCCCGTAACACTGGTTGGCAGGCCGTCTCAGTTCGCCGGCGATTTTTCCGCCGGCAGCGGGCCGACCTCGCCGGTCTGGGACAAGAGCACGGCGATCGGCCGCGCGCCGTCGAAACGGGCGCAGACGATCACGATCATCACGGTGAGCGGAACGCACAGGACCATGCCGACAACGCCCCATATCGCGCCCCAGAAGGCCAGCGACAGCATGATCACCAGGCCGGAGAGGTTGAGGTTCGAGCCCATCAGCCGCGGCTCGATCAGGTTGCCGATGGCGAACTGGATCAGGCCGAGACCTGTCGCGATCGCGATGAACGGCCCCAGATTGTCGTAATAGACGATTGCCAGCAGGCTCGGAAAGATCACGCCGATCAGCGAGCCGATGGTCGGGATGTAGTTCAGCAGGAAGGCGATGAAGCCGAACAGCGCCGCGTAGGGCAGGCCGATCACGATCAGCACCAGGCTGGTAAGCGCTCCGGTGGCGACGGAGACCGCGGTCTTGATCGAGAAATAATGCATGATCGAGCGGTTGATCTCCGCGCGCATGGCAAACGCGGCCTCGGCGCGGTCCGGCGATGCGAACAGGCGCTCGAACTTGCGGTCGAAGGTCGATTGCTCGAGCACCAGGAAGAGAATGTAGATGAAGACCAGGCTGGCCGAGCCGGCCAGGGTGGTGACCAGGCTGGCGCCGGCCGTGACCATGCGTGGCACGACGGAGTCCGGCAACAGGTCCTGCAGTTCGATCGGGTCGTTGAGATCCAGATGGGAAGAGATCTGGTCGAACAGTTCCTCGAGGCGCTTCTGGTAGGTGGGTGCGTCCTGGGCCAGCTGGGTCAGGTTCACCGTGACGATGTCCAGCACCATGGTTGCCGCGGTGAAGATCACCAGCAGCGCCAGCGTGAAGGAGACAAAGCCCGGCAAATGCCAGCGGCCGATCGGGATCGCGCGGATGGCATGGGCAAGCGCGTTGATCATGTACCAGACGATCAGCGCGATCACGAAGGGCAGGATCAGGGAGCGGCCAACCACCAGCAACCAGCCGATCATGCACACAAGCAGGACACTCATCGTAACGGACAGAAGCGGCGATCGCATGCGGGCTCCGGGGTGCGGCAGGTGGGGCAACGCCCCATTTAGAGCGCATGCGGCACGTGAACGGAACCGTTTTTGCCGTCCCGTTGCCGCTAAAGCCGCGGCGGCGCCCCTCTTTCCAGACCTTTTTGCGCCTGCCGCCGCAAATCCCTTGCCCAGCTTTCCCGCCATGGTATAGGGAAAACAGCGCAGGCTCCGCCACGGGCGGCCCTGCCGTGGGCCTGTAGCTCAATTGGTTAGAGCCGTCCGCTCATAACGGATTGGTTGGGGGTTCGAGTCCCTCCGGGCCCACCATTTTTCCTGTTTTGTCCGATCCGGAGACATAGGTGACAGTTTGTACCGGAGACATGGGTTGCAACCTCGTGCCGAACGGGTTGTCGATTGCCTGCGTGCAATTCGGCCGGCAGGTCGCGTGTTTTCGCCTTGAAGGTTCCTGGGGCAAGGCAACAATATCACTGATTGCATTCCCTAAAGGCATGGGTTAAAAAAGTTTTATATTGAACGTATAGATCGCATTTATTTATTTGACTGTCTTTAGGTGGAGGTGACAGTGCAAAAAATTTCCTTGGCCAAATATTTTGAGATGATGTCAGACCTGAATTCGAGCGACGAAAAGATCCTGGCCTATTCCAGGGTCGTGCGTGGCTCCGGAGGTTTCGACTTCAAGTTGGCGCCCGACCCGGAAAAGGTCGATATGGGCGATGGCATGCAAGAGCTTGAAAGTGCCATGGGCATCGGCAACGGTCTTGCGCGCTGGCGCCGGCGGCGTGTCTTCATGAACCGTCTGAACTCGGACGAGACGCTTCCCGTCCTCGTGTCCGAAGGCGACAGCTGGTTCCAGTTTCCGGTGCTCATCAAGGAAGTCATCGACCAGCTGGGGTCGAGGTACCGCATCTATTCGGTCGGGGCGGCGGGAGACACCGCTCAGAACATGGTGCATGGACCGGCCGAAAGCGGCGGCTATGAATACATGAGCGCCCTGGGCGAGGTCAGGCAGCACGTCCGGGCATTTCTGTTCTCGGCCGCCGGCAACGATATCATCGGCGAAGACCCGCAGACCGGCGTGGCGGCGCTGTTTGAACTCGTGCGCCCTTTCAACGGAGACGTGAACGACGTGCAGGGGCACATCAATCACGGGGCTCTGGAAGACCGGCTGGATTTTCTTAGAAAAGCCTATCGCAAGATGATTTCCGATGTGAGGTCCGATCCGGATTTCGCCAGGCTGCCGATCATCATCCACGGCTACGACTATGCGTTTCCGTATCCTTTCGGACCGGACGACAGGCGCGACCCGAGCTACGCGGCGAACAACGAATGGCTCGGAGAGCCGCTGGACAGCCGTGGCATCACGGATCACACCCTCCGGCGCGACATCATCAAGTACCTGGTGGACGAGCTCTACTTCATGCTGACCAGTCTGGCGGGGCAGTCCTCAAAGACGAGGATCTGGGTCGTGAACTGCCGGGGCGCGCTGCCCAACGTCAGCGACTGGAACGACGAGATCCATGCCACGAATTCCGGCTTTTCCAGGATCGCGGACCGGTTCCACGACACGATCAGCAGGGCGATCAGCCTGGCCTGAGGGCAGGTTCCGCCGTCAACCGCTTGCCGGTGCGCGCGGTGGCCCCGTTCTGATTTGAACAAGCGCCAAAACGAAAAGTGCCGGTTTCGCTCCAGGCAGGATCGAGACTGCAAACCGGTATCCGGATGCAAAGCCATCCGATGACGTTCAAGGGAGGAAGGTCATGGCCTACAATCTGTTTGAGCAGGCACGCGTCGCCGCACTGGCGGTGTTGCTGACGGCCATGGCGGCCCTTGTGTCCCCGCAGGTGAAAGCAGAGGTGACGTGTTCGTCCCGCGTGGCGCTCGCACAAGCGCTGGAAGCGAATCCGGACCTTCGGTGGACACAACTGCGGGACCAGTGCAAGGCGGATATCGGCCGGGCGAAACTGGCCGATCCGATCGGGCATGCGTGGTTCGTCAACGCGGGCAACGGGTTCGTCGGAGCCCCTCTCGTCCTGATGAAACTCCTGCCGGATCTTGCACCGGAAATCTGGGGGGGACCCGAAGAGCGGTTCGCACGTTTCGGACTGTTCCGGGATCCGGATTTTCCGGACAGGATCCTGCCGCGCGGACTCGGGATCACCGGCAGCCAGGGCCGCCCGGTGGATGCACAGGGCAACCCTGTCGGTGAAATCGACTATTCGATCGCCCAACCGCTTTTCGTGACGCTTGCCTGCGGCGCCTGCCACACCGGTCAGGTCGACCTCGGCGAGGAGCGGCTCGTCCTGGAAGGCGCCCCGAACACGCAATTCGACGTGCGCAAGTGGCGGGGGGCGTTTTCGTCGCTGCGCAGCGGATACCTGTCGCCGGACCAGATCGGAACGATCGAGGCCCCCGGGCAGACAACAAAAGCCCTGCTCGAACTGGCGGCCGCCAAGCCGGAAGGCTATTTCGCGAAGGGTCTGCCGCAGATCGAGCCAAGCGACGTCAACCGTGTCGATGCCGTCCAGCGCGCGATCTTTGCGCAGAATGCCGTGCGTTTTCTGGAGGGACTTGCCCGGAGTTCCGCCGTGCGTTCCGCCGCCGTCGTGCTTCAGACGCGTCCGGGCTCCAGTTACGGACAGGGAGAAAAGTCGCCGGGGCTGGCCGGACACAGCGCGGGCCAGTCGGACGGAAGCGGCGACCTTCTGGCCGACCTGCTTGCCATGAAAGCGGCAGGTGAGGGCAAGCTCGAGGATCTGCTCACCGGTCCCTTGCCGGAGGCCTTGCCACGTTTCGCAACGGTGACCGACGCCCCGTCCGTATGGAACCAGGCCGACAGGGCCACCGGGCAATGGGATGGCAGTGTGCTGGAACGGTTCTGGAGAAACATCGCGGCGCAGCTGCCGATCATCGGCAGGCCCGAGGATGTCGACCTGATGAATGCCGCGATTGTCGCCGAGTACCTGCTGGGCCTGCCGCCGGCGCCCTACCCGTTCGATGTCGACCTTGAAAAGGCGGCCAGGGGGGAAGCTCTTTTTGCGGACAATTGCGGTACGTGCCACCGGCCGCGCAACAATCGGCGCTACCCGGAAATCGGGTCGGACATGAACCGCGCCCAGGTGCTGAACCCCGCGGGAGCACAGGTGTTCCTGTCCGCATTCAAGGCGGCCTGCCACGACCCCGACTTTACCTATCTCGACCGGGACGGCCGGGAAACGAGGCCCTGCGTTACGCCGGACTACCGGATTCTGCGCGACACGACCGAAGTCGCCAACCAGGGATATCTGGCGCCGCCCCTCGACGGCATCTGGGCGCGGGCTCCCTATCTTCACAACGGCTCGGTGCCGACTCTCGCCCAGTTGCTGAAGCCCGGCGACCGGCCGGTGAATTTCCTGCGCGGCGCCATTTCCTATGACGAGACGGCACTCGGCTGGACCTGGGAAGCGGAACGGCTCGATGAGCTGAAGGCCCGCTACCCGACGGTTTCGGTGCACGACACGTCCCGGGACGGCTGGACGAACCGGGGGCATGACCGGAACCTTGTCGTCGACGGAAAGCTGCTGCGCCTCGACTGGTCGGCACCGGAACACTCCGGCGCGTTCGAAGACCTTCTTGAATATCTCAAGACCCTGTGAGCGGGACCCGTGAGAATGCCATCCGAAACACACCTTCCCGACTGCCGCTGAAACCGAGCGAGACCATGATGAGCACCATCGAACCAGACATCCAGGCCGTCCTCAATATCCAGATCGCCATGATGAGAGCGACCCAACCGCACCTGCGGGGGCAGCACTTCAAGATGCATGGCTGCCTGGAGGCGGAATTCGAGGTTCTCGACGGGATCGACGAGGCGCTCAGGGTCGGACTGTTCCGCACGCCCTCCAGATATAACGCCCATATCCGGTTTTCGAACGGGGCCCAGAAGGACGATCGTCAGCCGGATATTCACGGCATGGCGATCAAGCTTCTGGACGTCCCCGGCGAAGCGGCCCTGCCAGGAGCGGCCGACGGCGAGCAGGATTTCGTGCTGGCGGACAATCCGGTGTTCTTCATCCGCACGGCGGCCGACTATGTGCTGTTCATGAAGGATTTCGCCCAGAGTGCGCCGAGGGGAAAGCCCCCGGAGGAATTCATCGCCTACCTGATGAAGACCCATCCGCAGGACCTGGCGGTTCTGCAGGGGTTCCGGCAACAGATCCAGGAAAACCCGGTGAAGAGCCGCTACTGGAGCCAGGTGCCGTATGCCTTCGGCAGTGCCCCCGGACAGGCTGCCTGCCGCTACCGTGTGGTGCCGTCGGATGAGGCGGAGGACGTCGTCGCAGGGCCGACGCATGACTACCTGCGCGAACGCATGGCCGACCGTCTAGCCGAGGGCTCCGAGCCGGTGATGTTCGACTTTCAGGTCCAGATCCATCCGGACGCGGACAACGGCGTCATCGACAATCCAACCGTCGAGTGGGACCTGCCTTTCGTCACCGTTGCGAGCATCACGATCCCGCCGCAAACCTTCGACACCCCCGAGAGGAGGTCGTTCGGGGAGAAGTTGCGCTACTCGCCCTGGCAAAGCCTTGCCGACCACCGGCCGGTCGGCCAGGTCAACGAGATCAGGAAGGCGGTCTAT carries:
- a CDS encoding GNAT family N-acetyltransferase, whose amino-acid sequence is MPIDIRRLTGEDLRHALDDLAGLRISVFRAWPYLYQGTRAYEAKYLQRYADTDGAVIVGAFDGTRLVGAATGEPLGEGLEEFRAPLQARGLDVGKIFYMAESVLDPAYRGQGLGHRFFEEREAHARALGFDEAVFCAVIRPDDHPMRPADYAPLDPFWRKRGYEKLTGAIVTFPWLDVGETEETGKPMQVWYRKL
- a CDS encoding SIMPL domain-containing protein produces the protein MKVRYFLPVPLLRKAVLAAGLSAALVGAGPVAGPAAAQDTAAPAGSITMEGRGTVAVAPDMAVISASVVTTGDNAADALAGNSAAVAKVIEAIKSEGIVAKDIQTRGFGIYPRYDHTKSSGRQPDITGYEIRNGVEVKVRDLAKLGALLTLTVENGANAVDGIRFEVSDPEEKLDEARQKAVAAARHKAEIFAAAAGVDLGTIVSITETGVEMPRPVMMRAEGLMMAKASPVPVEAGEEVIGANVTIRWSLK
- a CDS encoding peptidoglycan-binding protein; this translates as MRRILVTLSCLLPLALGAAGAAFPQSTAETVFWDSIRNSSDPADLKAYLRAYPEGRWAPLAQTRLDELDRPAAGGGEGPVTACDLWTSHPADARKVSAGVEFDWIDADRAIRACEEAVARYPGVLRFRFQLGRAKVRAKQEDEGNRLIRSAADDGYPVAMLLVGFNNRFGQTVPQNTTEALRWFEKAADAGNPMAATVLGTLYLEDREIPRNLGKALHWHLKAANAGEAQAMYNLGFMYLNGDGVSRDTAKGIAWLRKSAENGYANAALELADMYENGRHVRKDLREALDWYLGAADGGAPFASYRLSDLFRQGAGISRDDRAAAEFLFQAIEDGYVIMPEQLAADARGWSIAFRRALQEALKREGFYEGAIDGSFGPQTRQAIQALYDAGFADTGRDLPGDTDNRPMQVNIPELNVFSRPSVTANRLGSLVSGDPVTARRWTRDHNGDRWARICGYRFCGWSAAEFLVDLPAAPADSQPQQSARPEAVTEPEVAPQPSPEAPPDPEEGLGTLD
- a CDS encoding AI-2E family transporter; the protein is MRSPLLSVTMSVLLVCMIGWLLVVGRSLILPFVIALIVWYMINALAHAIRAIPIGRWHLPGFVSFTLALLVIFTAATMVLDIVTVNLTQLAQDAPTYQKRLEELFDQISSHLDLNDPIELQDLLPDSVVPRMVTAGASLVTTLAGSASLVFIYILFLVLEQSTFDRKFERLFASPDRAEAAFAMRAEINRSIMHYFSIKTAVSVATGALTSLVLIVIGLPYAALFGFIAFLLNYIPTIGSLIGVIFPSLLAIVYYDNLGPFIAIATGLGLIQFAIGNLIEPRLMGSNLNLSGLVIMLSLAFWGAIWGVVGMVLCVPLTVMIVIVCARFDGARPIAVLLSQTGEVGPLPAEKSPAN